One stretch of Candidatus Methylacidiphilales bacterium DNA includes these proteins:
- a CDS encoding cupin domain-containing protein, with the protein MKTDIRLLTYPQATKSDFDWGNLTWFAGLSLGNSTEMTVGRCILKPGQGNPRHYHPNCTEILVVIQGRIEHTGPGGEKAQMNEGDTVTVPPNIWHHATNIGETEAVLFIAFSSADRQTVGE; encoded by the coding sequence ATGAAAACAGACATCCGACTTCTCACATATCCACAAGCCACAAAAAGCGACTTCGACTGGGGGAACCTGACCTGGTTTGCCGGGCTGTCGTTAGGCAACTCAACGGAAATGACCGTCGGCCGCTGCATTCTCAAGCCCGGACAGGGCAACCCGCGGCATTACCACCCGAATTGCACTGAAATTCTCGTGGTCATCCAGGGACGGATTGAACATACCGGTCCTGGTGGGGAAAAAGCGCAAATGAACGAGGGCGATACCGTGACCGTCCCGCCCAACATCTGGCATCACGCCACAAATATAGGAGAAACCGAGGCGGTTTTGTTCATCGCGTTTTCCTCGGCGGACCGTCAAACGGTCGGTGAATAA
- a CDS encoding Gfo/Idh/MocA family oxidoreductase, with protein sequence MSYQRDFQNRLNVGVVGVGSHCYRNILPALHYLPVRVQAFCDVNLELAQRTAGEYGVSRCYASNAEMYRNEKLDVVILCVGPAQHPVLACEAFAAGLHVWMEKPAAMRLTQIEEMLRKRGDRVAVVGFKKVFMPAVEKFREILAQEKHQPLRSILAQYPVVVPADGPAVLREGRFTNWLGNGCHPLSFMIALGGAVEAVTVHHGRHDTSVVILEFSGGAIGTLHAVSGGRFQPHEMYTVYANDANLVLDNCLRITYQRGARLEYGVSTSYAPGGFEQGAIVWEPQNTLSTLENVSLMTQGVYGSLRSFCDQVQGGPRRHDGSLEFARDVVAVYEAALLSEGKRVELHEMFYDATANPPGKAKS encoded by the coding sequence ATGAGTTACCAACGGGATTTCCAAAACAGACTGAACGTAGGAGTGGTGGGCGTCGGATCCCACTGCTACCGCAACATTCTTCCGGCGCTGCATTATTTGCCCGTGCGCGTGCAGGCGTTCTGCGACGTGAATCTCGAGTTGGCGCAGCGTACTGCGGGTGAGTACGGTGTGAGCCGATGCTATGCCTCCAACGCTGAAATGTACCGCAATGAAAAGCTCGATGTGGTGATCCTCTGCGTCGGCCCCGCGCAACATCCCGTTCTCGCGTGCGAGGCATTTGCAGCCGGTTTGCATGTGTGGATGGAAAAGCCTGCTGCGATGCGGCTCACGCAAATCGAGGAGATGTTGCGAAAGCGCGGCGACCGGGTGGCCGTTGTGGGTTTCAAAAAGGTGTTCATGCCTGCGGTTGAAAAGTTCCGCGAGATTCTGGCCCAGGAGAAACACCAGCCGTTGCGTTCGATTCTGGCGCAGTATCCGGTCGTGGTGCCGGCCGACGGTCCGGCCGTCCTGCGCGAGGGACGATTTACCAACTGGCTGGGCAATGGATGTCATCCGCTGTCGTTCATGATTGCGTTGGGAGGCGCGGTTGAGGCGGTGACGGTGCATCACGGACGCCATGACACCTCAGTAGTCATTTTGGAGTTCTCAGGAGGCGCGATTGGAACTTTGCATGCTGTGAGCGGCGGCCGTTTTCAACCCCATGAGATGTACACCGTCTATGCCAATGACGCGAATCTGGTGCTCGATAATTGCCTGCGAATCACTTATCAGCGTGGCGCCAGGCTTGAGTATGGCGTATCGACCTCCTACGCGCCGGGCGGTTTTGAGCAGGGCGCCATTGTCTGGGAGCCGCAGAACACTCTCTCAACGCTGGAGAACGTCTCGCTGATGACCCAGGGCGTCTATGGCAGTCTGCGGTCTTTTTGCGATCAGGTGCAGGGCGGCCCACGTCGGCACGACGGCTCGCTGGAGTTTGCCCGCGACGTGGTTGCGGTCTATGAGGCGGCGCTTTTGTCGGAAGGAAAGCGGGTGGAATTACATGAGATGTTTTATGACGCCACCGCAAATCCGCCCGGGAAGGCAAAGTCATAA
- a CDS encoding TIM barrel protein: MKPRLTMLNAMAGHEIEPALDRHVEWGLKDLDLKDQVYGKSIIDLNPDEAERLVGAMQRRGLSAYCFSTILFHEPLTPGEAHFRNSALAALPRTLAVARMVKPKLIRLLDPRGSGRFPDWMIGLYREAVDQISAAGFQTTIENECHDCLFGNVENIIDFFQRLDRPRTATFTWDIQNLWSNGTFPSLEVYHKLKPWMNYVHFKGGQSETPGGSLKWKSSLADASWPVQDIARQVLRDAISPVWCLNSSHGDHKPGVDYSNVTQNDMAFLRKVIAEG; the protein is encoded by the coding sequence ATGAAACCGCGACTGACAATGTTAAACGCAATGGCGGGCCATGAGATCGAGCCGGCATTGGACCGGCATGTGGAATGGGGCCTCAAGGATTTGGACCTCAAGGATCAAGTCTATGGCAAATCGATCATCGACCTGAATCCCGATGAGGCCGAACGCCTCGTCGGCGCAATGCAGCGGCGCGGACTGAGCGCCTATTGTTTCTCAACGATACTCTTTCACGAACCTCTGACACCGGGCGAAGCGCATTTCCGTAACTCGGCCCTGGCCGCCCTTCCGCGGACGCTGGCAGTCGCCCGGATGGTGAAGCCCAAGCTGATTCGCTTGCTAGACCCAAGAGGCAGCGGGCGTTTCCCAGACTGGATGATCGGGCTTTATCGCGAGGCGGTGGATCAGATCTCGGCAGCCGGCTTCCAGACCACCATCGAGAACGAATGCCACGACTGCCTTTTTGGCAATGTGGAGAACATCATTGATTTCTTCCAGCGGCTTGACCGGCCAAGGACTGCGACCTTCACCTGGGACATTCAAAATCTTTGGAGCAATGGAACCTTCCCGTCCCTTGAAGTCTATCACAAACTCAAGCCGTGGATGAACTACGTCCATTTCAAGGGCGGACAGAGCGAAACCCCGGGCGGATCGCTGAAATGGAAATCGAGCCTCGCTGATGCCTCCTGGCCGGTGCAAGACATTGCCCGGCAGGTGCTGCGTGACGCGATCAGCCCCGTCTGGTGCCTGAACTCCAGTCACGGAGACCACAAGCCCGGCGTCGATTACTCAAATGTGACTCAGAACGACATGGCCTTTCTGAGAAAGGTGATCGCCGAAGGCTGA
- a CDS encoding XRE family transcriptional regulator — MNELGSRIRRLRLRQQRTLLDISKRCGFTVSLLSKIESGKTTPPVATLTKIAAALGVSLGNLLDGGQDSPTVLSLARERTHSAAAQTDKGYGFYLLAAKRADKIMQPFIFTAERGKIKRGVLAHCGEEFVYVLEGRMRYRVGDTTHTLGPGDSLYFNSEEEHDLEPLTAKVKYLAVFTGRALPSKKSSPRTRRKSQK; from the coding sequence ATGAATGAGTTGGGCTCGCGAATCCGCAGGCTGCGCCTGCGCCAGCAACGGACTTTGCTGGATATTTCGAAACGCTGCGGCTTCACCGTCAGCCTCCTTTCCAAGATCGAATCGGGAAAAACGACGCCGCCCGTGGCGACACTCACTAAGATTGCCGCAGCACTCGGCGTCAGCCTGGGAAATCTTCTCGATGGCGGCCAGGATTCCCCGACGGTCCTAAGTCTGGCCCGGGAGCGGACCCATAGCGCGGCTGCACAGACGGACAAGGGCTATGGATTTTACCTCCTGGCTGCGAAACGCGCGGATAAAATCATGCAGCCGTTTATTTTCACTGCCGAGCGGGGCAAAATCAAACGGGGAGTCCTGGCTCATTGCGGTGAGGAATTTGTCTATGTTCTGGAGGGCCGGATGCGTTACCGGGTGGGCGACACCACCCACACCCTGGGCCCCGGAGATTCCCTCTATTTCAATTCCGAGGAGGAACATGATCTGGAGCCTTTGACGGCCAAGGTCAAATATCTCGCGGTCTTCACCGGACGCGCCCTGCCGTCGAAAAAATCTTCTCCTCGCACAAGGCGGAAAAGCCAAAAATGA
- a CDS encoding YifB family Mg chelatase-like AAA ATPase codes for MLSQIKSASVVGVQAFPVEVEVNVGACVGQGLPEFVVVGLPDTAVKESRDRVRTAILNSAYNHPGNRVTVNLAPADLRKEGPSFDLPIALGILLASGQCRNDRKERLLAVGELALTGAVRRVKGVLPIALLAKKAGFGGILVPVENAAEASVVEGLNVYPVKNLRSASEFLEEKTEIAASPHRTGLFENGTAYDNDLDFADVKGQESVKRSLEIAAAGGHNLLMIGPPGSGKSMLAKRLPGILPRMSLPEALETTKIHSVVGLLPAGQALVAVRPFRSPHHTISDIGLIGGSAQPMPGEVSLAHNGVLFLDELPEFKRSALEVLRQPLEDGRVTISRAAGTLTFPARFMFVGAMNPTPTGSSGDAQKGRVSATAVQRYLNRISGPLLDRIDLHVEVPALKHEQLLSAPSGESTGTIRERVEKARELQRRRFSGKAIWCNALMGPKQIQAFAPIDNDSRNILKYAMENMNLSARAYDRILKVARTIADLADSEQVTTDHVSEAVQYRSLDRQLWG; via the coding sequence ATGCTTTCGCAGATCAAATCCGCGTCCGTGGTTGGAGTTCAGGCCTTCCCGGTGGAAGTCGAAGTCAATGTCGGCGCCTGCGTGGGCCAGGGCTTGCCGGAATTCGTCGTGGTCGGTTTGCCCGATACAGCCGTCAAGGAATCGCGCGACCGCGTCCGCACAGCCATTCTCAACAGCGCCTACAATCATCCGGGGAACCGCGTCACGGTCAATCTGGCTCCGGCGGATCTCCGCAAGGAAGGCCCCAGTTTTGATCTGCCCATAGCCCTGGGAATTTTGCTGGCATCGGGGCAATGCCGGAATGACCGCAAAGAAAGGCTGCTGGCCGTCGGGGAACTGGCACTGACGGGTGCGGTGCGGCGGGTGAAAGGAGTGCTGCCCATTGCGTTGCTGGCAAAAAAGGCCGGCTTCGGAGGCATTCTGGTGCCGGTGGAGAATGCAGCCGAGGCGTCGGTGGTTGAGGGTCTGAATGTGTATCCGGTCAAAAACCTCAGATCGGCATCCGAGTTTCTGGAGGAAAAAACCGAGATTGCCGCCTCGCCTCATCGCACAGGCCTGTTTGAAAATGGGACGGCCTATGACAACGATCTGGATTTTGCGGATGTGAAAGGCCAGGAAAGCGTCAAGCGCTCGCTGGAGATCGCCGCGGCGGGAGGCCACAATCTGCTTATGATCGGCCCGCCGGGTTCGGGAAAGAGCATGCTGGCCAAGCGCCTGCCCGGCATCCTGCCCCGCATGTCCCTGCCGGAAGCTCTCGAAACCACCAAGATCCACAGTGTGGTTGGACTTTTGCCGGCGGGGCAGGCGCTGGTCGCTGTGCGTCCGTTTCGTTCTCCACACCACACAATTTCTGATATTGGATTGATAGGCGGCTCGGCCCAGCCGATGCCGGGCGAGGTGAGCCTCGCGCACAACGGCGTTTTGTTTCTGGACGAATTGCCGGAATTCAAGCGCTCGGCCCTGGAGGTGCTCCGCCAGCCGCTTGAAGACGGGAGAGTGACGATTTCGCGCGCGGCGGGAACGCTGACTTTTCCGGCGCGGTTTATGTTTGTCGGGGCGATGAATCCGACGCCCACCGGCAGTTCCGGGGATGCGCAAAAAGGGAGGGTTTCGGCAACTGCTGTTCAACGCTATTTGAACCGGATTTCCGGGCCGCTGCTCGACCGGATTGACCTGCACGTTGAGGTCCCGGCGCTCAAACATGAGCAATTGCTTTCCGCTCCTTCGGGTGAAAGCACCGGGACGATCCGTGAACGGGTGGAGAAGGCGCGTGAGCTCCAGCGAAGGCGTTTTTCGGGAAAAGCGATCTGGTGCAACGCGCTGATGGGGCCCAAACAAATCCAGGCCTTTGCCCCGATTGACAACGACAGCCGGAACATTCTCAAGTATGCGATGGAGAATATGAACCTCAGCGCGCGGGCCTATGACCGGATTTTAAAAGTCGCCCGCACCATAGCGGATCTGGCGGATTCCGAACAGGTCACGACAGACCATGTCAGTGAAGCGGTGCAATACCGTTCCCTGGACCGGCAGCTCTGGGGTTAA
- a CDS encoding four helix bundle suffix domain-containing protein, protein MSEENLLPPHGNYAELLSYQKAELVYDLTFRFCQRFLRKGDRTIDQMVQASRSGKQNIAEASKASGTSKEMELKLTNVARASLEELLLDYRDFLRVRDFGIWDKNSKEALFVRKLGCQPHQSYETYRTYVETRPPEVVANIALCLIHQTNYLLDQQLRRLEKDFLKQGGLRERMTRARLQYRNKTHESYTAHPIPEKPGSQP, encoded by the coding sequence ATGTCTGAAGAAAACCTTCTCCCCCCGCACGGCAACTATGCCGAACTGCTTTCCTACCAGAAAGCGGAGCTGGTGTATGACCTCACCTTCCGCTTCTGCCAACGTTTCCTCAGAAAAGGCGACCGCACCATAGACCAGATGGTGCAGGCCTCACGATCCGGCAAACAAAACATTGCCGAGGCCAGCAAAGCCTCCGGCACTTCCAAGGAAATGGAGCTCAAGCTCACGAATGTGGCCCGCGCAAGCCTGGAAGAACTGCTCCTGGATTACCGGGATTTTCTGCGGGTGCGGGATTTTGGAATCTGGGATAAGAACTCAAAGGAGGCTCTATTTGTCCGCAAACTCGGCTGCCAGCCTCACCAGTCCTATGAGACTTATAGAACTTATGTGGAAACCCGCCCGCCGGAAGTCGTGGCCAATATTGCGCTTTGCCTCATCCACCAGACGAACTATCTGCTCGACCAGCAGCTCCGCCGGTTGGAGAAGGATTTTCTCAAACAGGGCGGCCTGCGTGAGCGTATGACGCGGGCCCGTTTGCAGTATCGGAATAAGACTCATGAATCTTATACGGCACATCCGATACCGGAGAAACCGGGAAGCCAGCCTTGA
- a CDS encoding YraN family protein: MPGDRKGRGDFGEEAACAFLKRQHYKPLVRNYRSRWGEIDLVCRHKGVLVFVEVKARSPESWGSPAEAVTPSKQRRILRTAMAYLEEIKLQDMPVRFDVVEVFLKSSGPPECHLIPAAFELTRRNS, from the coding sequence TTGCCGGGTGACCGCAAGGGGCGCGGAGATTTTGGCGAGGAAGCCGCCTGTGCTTTCCTGAAGCGGCAACACTACAAGCCGCTGGTGCGCAACTACCGTTCGCGCTGGGGGGAAATCGACCTTGTTTGCAGGCATAAAGGGGTGCTGGTGTTTGTGGAAGTCAAGGCGCGCAGCCCGGAATCGTGGGGCTCACCGGCGGAAGCGGTCACGCCGTCCAAGCAACGCCGCATACTGCGCACGGCCATGGCATATCTGGAGGAAATCAAGCTGCAGGACATGCCGGTGCGTTTTGATGTGGTGGAAGTTTTTCTCAAATCGAGCGGGCCGCCGGAGTGCCATCTGATCCCGGCAGCGTTTGAATTGACGCGGCGGAATTCGTGA
- a CDS encoding ribonuclease HII has product MKSGLSWHYEHKALESGARVIAGIDEAGRGCLAGPVVAAACVFLKHETWPEGLNDSKKLSRAERRRLYAEISGADGLSWAVGQASVEEVDRVNILQATFLAMARALAGVGVMVDLALIDGSQMPKLPVKIHAIVKGDSQCPSIAAASILAKETRDRLMEEAEAQFPGYGFARHKGYGTAVHQKALERLGPCPIHRRSFAPVAQRLLSFAG; this is encoded by the coding sequence ATGAAAAGCGGGCTTTCCTGGCATTACGAACACAAGGCCCTTGAGTCCGGGGCAAGGGTGATTGCGGGCATTGATGAAGCCGGGCGAGGTTGTCTTGCGGGGCCTGTTGTAGCGGCGGCCTGCGTTTTCCTGAAGCATGAAACCTGGCCGGAGGGGCTTAACGATTCCAAAAAATTGTCCCGTGCCGAGCGTCGTCGTTTGTATGCCGAAATTTCTGGGGCCGACGGGTTGAGTTGGGCGGTGGGTCAGGCGAGCGTCGAGGAAGTGGACCGCGTAAATATATTGCAGGCGACTTTTTTGGCCATGGCCCGCGCATTGGCGGGCGTGGGAGTGATGGTGGACCTGGCCCTGATTGACGGTTCGCAGATGCCGAAGCTTCCCGTGAAAATTCACGCAATTGTCAAAGGAGATTCACAATGTCCGTCGATTGCCGCTGCTTCAATTCTGGCCAAGGAAACCCGCGACCGCCTGATGGAAGAGGCGGAAGCGCAATTCCCCGGTTATGGATTTGCCCGCCACAAAGGATACGGAACTGCCGTCCACCAAAAGGCTTTGGAACGCCTGGGGCCTTGCCCCATCCATCGCCGCAGTTTTGCCCCCGTGGCGCAGCGCCTACTCTCGTTTGCCGGGTGA
- the rplS gene encoding 50S ribosomal protein L19, whose amino-acid sequence MNVIDKIESEQLKKDVSKFKVGDTIKVSSRVKEGDKERIQNYSGVVIARKGRGLNETFTVRRISYGEGVERVFPLHSPFIEKIAVEIAGRVRRSRLYYLRGLKGAMEVKSEEKSKQPVRAAKKKK is encoded by the coding sequence ATGAACGTGATAGACAAAATCGAAAGTGAACAGTTAAAAAAGGACGTCTCCAAATTCAAGGTGGGCGACACCATCAAGGTTTCCTCCCGCGTGAAGGAAGGCGACAAGGAACGCATCCAGAATTATTCGGGCGTTGTGATCGCGCGCAAAGGCCGCGGCCTGAACGAGACCTTCACGGTCCGCCGCATCAGCTATGGCGAGGGTGTGGAGCGCGTGTTTCCGCTGCATTCTCCGTTCATCGAAAAAATTGCTGTTGAAATCGCCGGACGCGTGCGCCGCTCCCGTCTTTATTACCTGCGCGGCCTCAAGGGCGCGATGGAAGTGAAGTCGGAAGAAAAGAGCAAGCAGCCGGTCCGCGCCGCCAAGAAAAAGAAATAA
- the trmD gene encoding tRNA (guanosine(37)-N1)-methyltransferase TrmD: protein MKIDVLTLFPEMLESPLQSSILKRAQQGGQVQVGVHDIRKYAHDKHRTVDDRPFGGGPGMVMKCEPLVECLEAVQEMGPGKGRVIYLTPEGARFDQAKALEYAKLPRLIFVSGHYEGIDERVREGWIDEELSIGDYVLTNGTIAALVVIDAVVRLLPGVLGNEDSARMDSFGPEAALEGPQYTRPEEFRGKKVPEILMTGNHAAIAAWRKEQADRRTLERRKDLLASEKLEGICDERDRQNRK, encoded by the coding sequence GTGAAAATTGATGTTCTGACGCTGTTTCCGGAGATGCTGGAGAGCCCGTTGCAATCGAGTATTTTGAAACGGGCGCAGCAGGGCGGCCAGGTACAAGTCGGAGTGCATGACATTCGCAAGTATGCGCACGACAAGCATCGCACGGTGGATGACCGTCCGTTCGGGGGCGGTCCCGGGATGGTGATGAAGTGCGAGCCTCTGGTGGAATGTTTGGAAGCGGTGCAGGAAATGGGGCCGGGAAAGGGGCGTGTGATTTATTTGACGCCCGAAGGCGCCCGCTTTGACCAGGCCAAGGCCTTGGAGTATGCAAAGCTGCCACGGTTGATTTTTGTCAGTGGACATTATGAAGGCATCGACGAACGGGTGCGCGAAGGCTGGATCGACGAGGAATTGTCGATTGGCGATTATGTGCTGACGAACGGCACGATTGCCGCCCTGGTGGTGATTGATGCGGTGGTGCGGTTGTTGCCCGGGGTGCTGGGGAACGAAGATTCGGCGAGAATGGATTCATTCGGACCGGAGGCGGCGCTGGAAGGGCCGCAGTACACGCGTCCGGAGGAGTTTCGGGGCAAAAAGGTCCCGGAGATTTTGATGACAGGCAATCATGCGGCCATTGCCGCGTGGAGAAAAGAGCAGGCCGACCGGCGGACGTTGGAACGCCGCAAGGATCTGCTCGCGAGTGAAAAATTGGAAGGTATATGCGATGAACGTGATAGACAAAATCGAAAGTGA
- a CDS encoding KH domain-containing protein yields MKYFVEFVVSSLVQHAEEVDVEVEERPDSSTYWVHLNPQDVGRVIGKKGRTISAIRNLCNAASVKTDKRIFVEIAETGPSEQA; encoded by the coding sequence ATGAAGTATTTTGTGGAGTTTGTCGTTTCCTCCCTTGTGCAGCATGCGGAAGAAGTGGATGTCGAGGTGGAGGAAAGGCCTGACAGCTCGACCTATTGGGTGCATTTGAACCCGCAGGACGTCGGGCGGGTGATCGGAAAGAAGGGAAGAACCATTTCCGCGATCCGCAACCTGTGCAATGCCGCATCGGTCAAAACGGACAAACGGATTTTTGTTGAGATTGCGGAAACGGGCCCTTCGGAACAGGCGTGA
- the rpsP gene encoding 30S ribosomal protein S16 yields the protein MAVVIRLRREGTKNRPFYRIVVADKRSPRDGKFIEMIGSYDPIEKNQESALKLERIDYWIGQGAKASDTVRTLIKKARNKTAAAAS from the coding sequence ATGGCAGTAGTAATTCGTCTTCGTCGTGAAGGGACCAAAAACCGGCCCTTCTACCGTATTGTGGTGGCCGACAAACGCAGCCCCCGCGACGGCAAGTTTATTGAAATGATCGGCTCGTATGATCCGATTGAGAAAAACCAGGAGTCGGCGCTCAAGCTGGAACGCATCGATTACTGGATCGGCCAGGGTGCGAAAGCCTCCGACACGGTGCGAACCCTGATTAAAAAGGCCCGCAACAAAACCGCCGCCGCGGCGAGCTAA
- the ffh gene encoding signal recognition particle protein: MLNQLSEKFQSVFKTLRGYGKLTDSNISEALREVRLALLAADVNYQVAKQFCDRVKEKALGEEVRNSIRPGDLFVKIVHDELLAIFQGGDKGLASERPLRIALCGLNGAGKTTTAAKLALHLKKQKEKVLLVAGDLMRPAAVQQLQTLGRQNGIDVFAPEAGATLAGHLASAATEATKGTYNAVIYDLAGRTEINQELLEELKSAMGQIRPQEALLVADAALGQSAVEVAQAFQKQVPLTGIVLSKFDGDARGGAAFSLQSVTGMPLKFLGTGERVDQFEVFRAERLVQRLLGMGDLYGLAEKVTEQIDLEDASRMQEKLFKAEFDLQDFLDQMKQLKKLGPLQNLLGMVPGMGSIQHFSLDDNVFKRTEAIVCSMTRQERRRPDVLNAKRRQRIASGSGTSVTEVNELMQRFRTMKKMVGQLARGGNQENKLKRLLGGMTRQAGK; this comes from the coding sequence ATGTTAAACCAGCTTTCAGAAAAATTCCAAAGCGTCTTCAAAACCCTGCGCGGGTATGGGAAGCTGACGGATTCCAACATATCGGAAGCGCTTCGCGAGGTGCGTCTCGCCTTGCTGGCCGCCGATGTGAATTACCAGGTGGCCAAACAGTTTTGCGACCGGGTGAAGGAAAAGGCGCTGGGCGAGGAGGTGCGCAACAGCATCCGGCCCGGCGATTTATTTGTCAAAATCGTCCATGATGAATTGCTGGCGATTTTTCAGGGCGGGGACAAAGGCCTGGCTTCGGAACGTCCCTTGCGGATCGCGTTGTGCGGCTTGAACGGCGCGGGCAAGACCACCACGGCCGCCAAGCTGGCGCTCCATCTCAAAAAGCAAAAAGAAAAGGTGCTGCTGGTGGCGGGGGATTTGATGCGCCCGGCGGCCGTGCAACAGTTGCAGACCCTGGGCCGGCAAAACGGCATTGATGTGTTCGCCCCAGAAGCTGGTGCGACTCTTGCCGGCCACCTGGCATCCGCCGCGACTGAGGCCACGAAAGGGACCTACAATGCCGTGATTTATGATTTGGCCGGACGAACGGAGATCAACCAAGAGCTGCTGGAGGAGTTAAAGTCGGCCATGGGCCAGATTCGCCCGCAGGAGGCCTTGTTGGTGGCCGATGCGGCTTTGGGCCAAAGTGCGGTGGAAGTGGCGCAGGCCTTTCAGAAACAGGTGCCGCTGACCGGGATTGTATTGTCGAAGTTTGACGGGGATGCCCGGGGCGGGGCGGCATTTTCACTGCAAAGCGTCACGGGGATGCCGTTGAAGTTTCTGGGCACGGGCGAGCGGGTGGATCAGTTTGAAGTCTTTCGCGCCGAACGGCTGGTACAGCGATTGCTGGGCATGGGAGACCTTTATGGCCTGGCTGAGAAGGTCACGGAACAGATTGATTTGGAGGACGCCTCCCGGATGCAGGAAAAGCTGTTCAAGGCGGAATTTGACCTGCAGGACTTTCTGGATCAGATGAAACAACTGAAAAAGCTTGGGCCTTTGCAAAATCTTCTTGGCATGGTCCCCGGCATGGGTAGTATTCAACATTTCTCTCTGGACGATAATGTGTTCAAGAGGACGGAAGCCATCGTTTGCTCCATGACCAGGCAGGAACGGCGGCGGCCGGACGTTTTGAATGCAAAACGGCGCCAAAGAATCGCTTCGGGAAGCGGTACCAGCGTGACGGAAGTCAATGAGCTGATGCAACGGTTCCGCACGATGAAAAAAATGGTCGGACAGTTGGCCCGGGGTGGAAACCAGGAGAATAAATTGAAGCGCTTGTTGGGCGGGATGACCCGCCAGGCCGGCAAATAA
- the gmhA gene encoding D-sedoheptulose 7-phosphate isomerase: MPSLQEQLEELNEVVQRFKSVLPHVEAILPVFADCFHKGNKLLTCGNGGSAADALHMAEELVGRYRGNRRALPAISLVADVTALTCIANDWSYEAVFSRQVEALGKPGDILVLFSGSGNSANQLKALETAKKLGVKTVAFLGKGGGKAKGQADYEVIVPSNNTARVQEIHTWILHVILEHIEAEFGEK; the protein is encoded by the coding sequence ATGCCCAGCTTACAAGAACAATTGGAGGAATTGAACGAGGTTGTCCAGCGTTTCAAATCGGTCTTGCCCCATGTGGAAGCCATCCTGCCCGTATTTGCGGACTGTTTTCACAAAGGGAACAAGCTCCTGACCTGCGGAAACGGCGGCAGCGCGGCGGATGCGCTGCACATGGCCGAGGAACTGGTGGGGCGTTACCGGGGCAACCGGCGGGCGCTTCCGGCGATCTCGCTGGTCGCGGACGTGACGGCTTTGACCTGCATCGCCAACGATTGGAGTTACGAGGCGGTTTTCAGCCGGCAGGTGGAGGCCCTGGGCAAGCCCGGCGACATCCTGGTGCTGTTCAGCGGCAGCGGCAATTCAGCCAACCAATTGAAGGCGCTGGAAACGGCGAAAAAGCTGGGGGTCAAGACGGTTGCGTTCCTGGGCAAGGGCGGCGGCAAGGCCAAGGGCCAGGCGGATTACGAAGTGATCGTGCCGAGCAACAATACCGCGCGCGTGCAGGAAATCCATACGTGGATTCTGCATGTGATTTTGGAACATATTGAGGCGGAATTCGGGGAAAAGTAA